Proteins from a single region of Vigna radiata var. radiata cultivar VC1973A unplaced genomic scaffold, Vradiata_ver6 scaffold_207, whole genome shotgun sequence:
- the LOC106754687 gene encoding uncharacterized protein LOC106754687, with protein sequence MPENTNAPMPTPMAHSSRLTSQGDLFNDEDASSYRRLIGRLIYLTNTRPDITFSVYNLSQFVFPPTSLHQQAAHRILRYLKGSPGNGILFQRTNTNQLKAYSDSDWATCPESRKFITGYSIY encoded by the coding sequence ATGCCTGAGAATACCAATGCCCCTATGCCCACTCCTATGGCACACTCTTCACGTCTTACTAGTCAAGGCGACCTCTTCAATGATGAAGATGCCTCCTCCTACCGAAGACTCATTGGCCGCCTCATCTACCTCACCAATACCAGACCCGACATCACCTTCTCTGTCTATAATCTTAGCCAATTTGTTTTCCCTCCTACTTCCCTACATCAACAAGCTGCTCACCGCATTCTTAGATACCTTAAGGGAAGTCCTGGCAATGGAATCCTCTTCCAAAGAACCAACACCAATCAACTCAAAGCCTATAGTGATTCTGACTGGGCCACCTGTCCCGAATCCAGAAAATTTATCACTGGTTACTCCATTTATTAG